DNA sequence from the Armigeres subalbatus isolate Guangzhou_Male chromosome 1, GZ_Asu_2, whole genome shotgun sequence genome:
GCGCCGGTAATGAATCCCATCGACGCTGTTGAGCAACAGCCATCACTACCACAGGCACCGATTACTATCAACATAAATGTTACAAAACCCAAACGAGATAATTCCCGCATAGAACCCATTTCTAATCGAATTGAGGAAATAAGTGACAGTGTGGAACCATTGGCTATTGCCGAAGATGGTTCTGGTGATGGCCCGGCTGTGCAGCTGGATAAAACTTCAAATGATAATTTGAACGTCGTGACCAACAATCACTCGACAGATGATTTCAATCACCAAGTTAGCGATATTATAAATGAAATTGCACCGGAACCAAACATAACTAGTAATCGTTAAGAATGAATGCACGTATGTCTAGTGTCTATTGTAACAATAATGTACTTTTAACTGTATTTTTGTAAAAATCTGTGAATAAAATGCAAACAACGCTTTACATcgacaatttttaaaaagtatAAAGAGAAACATATATGTTTTTTTTCGCTTCTCTTCCCGTTTTGttatatcaaaataaaaataacaatcaCGAATCTACCTACATTCATTTACACAATTTCACGGTCTGCTGATGGAAACTCCTGACGAAGCATATATGCATATATACGTGATATATATCACGTGTGCTGTTAAAGTCGAACAACGATTCCACTCTATTGAAGATCCGTTGTAAGCCACTAGCTCTCATTACAAGCCATAGTTAGTACGCCAGTGAGGCAACCgaaggcccgatgcccacgtagcgtcatttcaacgcagagtgcacgtggcgtcaaaaagacgcaggtgtgcactgggaaaaagcggtaacgctgcgtgcacgtggcgttgaaaaaccgctacgtgggcatcggacGGAAGCATTGCGTTGTTGCGAAGCGTGCGTTGCTGAACGTTAATATTGATTCCCTCCGATATAGCTTAACAATCGATTCGACCATGAAGCGTATCAGCAATCGTCATTGCGCTTGCTGTATCTCTTCTGGTGCGGAGCAGTTCGAGATCTGTGAAAATACATCTGCTCTCGTAGCTCGGCAACTGGAACGGATTTCTCCAAGGAAGCTTCCGAAACGCAAAACGGAGGAAGTGACGCTGGACGGATGCTAATCTTTCAAAGCCATTATTGTAGGCCGGGATCCAAACTGCTGCACAATGTTTCAACGAACGAGGGTACAATCCAGAGACTTCAGACAATAGACATTGGTAAAATTTTTAGCTGTTCTACTTGTTATACTCAACGCATTCCCTGGCCGTGGGTAATCTACGTAGATTTTTCCTGTCGTTCAAAATCCATCGTTTCCGGTCGCGATTGGACCGGCTAATTGTCAAGCACGGAGTTGAGAAGGAAGAGTGATTTCGACCGCCACGCTCGCTGCATTGGTGGAGTGTTCCGTTTATTAACCAAACGGCAGAAGGCTGCAGAAGGGCTAAGCGATAAATCGCCAGATCATCAGGAGATCCGTTCCGTTTTTCATCGTTACAGACGGATCATTGGAGGAAAGACCCCAGCATAATTCGAGACAAGGAGGCTCTTTCGTTCTTTCGTTCCGGATTCGGTCGAAGATGATACTCAGCATCGATTGGATTGAGCCGTGCGGTCGAAGGCGGTTTGTGGTGCGATCGACGGGCGACTCAAGGTGCAACTTCGGCGACTGACCATTTCCTCCCGACGGATTCATACCGGGAGCTGGTGCGAATCGGCGCCATGCGAGCAAGGATGCCAGAAAACGACCGACGAGGCGTTCTAAGGCGCGGTCGAAAGCGTTTTCTCCCGAGTCGTCGATAGTGGGAGCGGTGCTTCCTGGGGCTCATGGGCGAATGAGTTCCCGAGTAGCAGTTGTACGCATCGGGAGCCGGAGCAGTCAAATGGGAAGAAGCGGCTGGCGTGAGTAGCCACGAGATGTGGAAGAAAATAAGGATTGATAtggaagaagagaagaaaataGAATAGATCAAGATTAGCAGGCAGGCAGGATAGCAGATTAGATACAGATGGAAAACGGTTGTTACTGGGTCAGAAGCAGATGAGGATtcagaaataaaatatttgcacACAACTCACATGAGTCTTGAGGCGTTTTATGTTTACTAGCCGGTCCGACATTTGCTCTGCCCTCCATGAAGTTCGAATCCAAcattggcgcccaacgtggggctGCAAGTTCTTTTGTCCATTTTGGCTAAATTTTCGTGTTGAAGATACTTAAAACAGTATGAATACATTATACCTCAGTGGTGAGGAACTCAATTATGACAAGGTTGAGAGATCCCATGCAGCAAGAGTTTGGAAACAAGATAAAACTTATGGGCcaaactagggatcctataatgagggatatgcgaaagcggccattgtaagccaatcgagcattgagaactgtcgaaacgtgagccaaatgaacgttgttattgttgcagattgagacgaggttgagaggtattgagatagattttaagaaaagtttcatcaaataaacaattagttttaatttcgcgagtagaagtaatctagtttatgtatcgtgttCCGCCTATTTGTAttccacttttattttagtgataatgcttatttaaacacttttaGTGGACAGGCAAACGGATTccaattttttatcaaatgcaaagtcatatagAAGCTTCAACATGttgcgctgcggcaagtgctggaagcgtttgctagggatcctataatgagagatatgcaaatactttttcagacgatttagcaacgctgttatttttgttagcaaacgcttccagcacttgccgcagcgcaacatgttgaagcttgtatatgactttgcatttgataaaaaattggAATCCGTTTGCctgtccactaacagtgtttaaataagcattatcactaaaataaaagtggaaTACAAATAGGCGGAATacgatacataaactagattacttctactcgcgaaattaaaactaattgtttatttgatgaaacttttcttaaaatctatctcaatacctctcaacctcgtctcaatctgcaacaataacaacgttcatttggctcacgtttcgacagttctcaatgctcgattggcttacaatggccgctttcgcatatccctcattataggatccctagcgtttgctaacaaaaataacagcgttgctaaatcgtctgaaaaagtatttgcatatctctcattataggatccctaattaCATCGTCTGAGCATGCATTAGCGCCAGACATGAACATTACTCGTTGTTCCATTATGGAACGtatacacacggtcaagcagtttgaccaacattgactccacctctcgtttattcaaacatccatcaagttttaccaacaacaacacaaacaatcaatttattcgaccaacaatatcacacacgaacgaccgaagcgtcaACTTGaccaccaaccatcaaaaaatatctgggggtttgtgcaacttcactacaaatgctcaaacatgttcggcgaaccttgactccacccccgacaactcaaaccaaaatcaaaccgttttaattttttctaaccgagccgccaactgtcaaatggttgttcgaacaacttcacacacaaagcagcaaccgaaacgttttcttgggggcggagtcaatattcgtcaaactgcttgactggtgtgtacgtagcattacaagagaggacaatgttgttgtcattggcaatgttgttattttacattctctGATTGgtcattttgttaagaaaattattttgagctttttagtggaatgtcttcacttgtcataagacgagtttgtacaatcccactgaattccaccacttaattgtatcttgacagatacgtatttcgacctcaacagtaaggagtcaagtacgagacactgaagacggccttactgttgaggtcgaaatacgtatctgtcaagatacaattaagtggtggaattcaatgggattgtacaaactcgtcttatggcaagtgatTCTTTGATTGTTAGCCATTCCTCGTAATAATAATATGAATATAATGCTCACTTATGTCATAATCAACGTTGTCTGTTTTGGCCCATATGGCGATCTTGCTCCACTTTCCCCTATTGCATTTACATCGAGACTGCAAACCAATACAATCAATATTACCGTAGCTGATGCTGTCAGCTTAATCGCTGTTGTGCGAATGTTGCTTGCTGTCAGCAGATTGTGAGCGTGACTATCAGCAGCTGGTGTAATAAATATATTATCGTCCAAGAAGCTAGAGAAATAACATCGTCGATAATTGGCCATGGCGACCGCTAGACGAAGCCGTAAAATGGTTGGAGGACGAAAGATGTCCGATATGGAAACTATTCGTTTGGTGGAACTATACCGACACCACGAGCTACTCTGGAACCCTAGTCATCCGGATTACACTCTAAGAGCTAGACGTTTCCAATGCTACCGGGAGCTGATGGATGAAATGGATATGGGCTCCGTGGAGGAGGTCAAGAAGAAGATCAAGAGTCTGCGAGACACGTACACCGCGGAGCGGAACAGAAACATCAAATCCGGCGGGCAGTATCAAATCAAGCTGGTCTGGTATGACATTCTAGACGAGTTTTTATCACCGGTGGCACAATATTCTGTGAAAAAGGTGAGAGATAtggctaattttgtaatcattatTGCTTGGCTTACACATTACACGAATAAGGGAACGGAAATCTACAATCTTAGGAATATTGTGGAATAATCAAATTATGGTTTTATaaagcaaaataatttaaattattttacgcAATTAATTTAGAAAGTAACCCTTATCGTATTGTGCTGTTAAAATTGCAGGAATCTATTGAAGAATATCTGGATACCGAACAAGTGCATGAAGCAGAAGAACTTGTTCAACCATTACAGGATGTACTGCCCACGATACATGAGCACAGGAGGATGCCAAGACCGATCCTGTATAAAGTATTGGGGAAGCCAAAGTCAACCAAAAAAATTCGCACGCGCGGAACATTTGAACCACCCCGACAGAGCGCACACGAGTTCACCGATGAGTTTCATTATTTTGGGCTGAGCATTGCGAGTCAACTGAGAAACATGGCCCCGGTGGATGCATTCATTCTGCAAGACAAAATTCAGAACCTTATTTCGGTGGAACGAATCGAAGCAGAAAAGCGAAAGATGGTTTCGTGAACAGACATTTAATAAGGCATCGAGTTTGCTAATCTTGACTGAGCGTTTTAGCGTATGTACCTATTGTTCCCAAAATATGAGTTACGTTTAACTGAAATAGATATAATATTTTAgctgattttgttttgattctgttaTAATATCAACTTATCCCCGGAGCATCGGGCTACCTgcgacgaatctaaacaataaattaacaaaaacaacaattagACACAATGTTTAGATGGTTTTAATACAGGTCAATACGTCTGCCCTTAGCACAGCATGAACCACCTCAAGCTGGTAGGTCGCTCTATGCACCCCGTACAGTTTCCGATGTTGAACTCTCATTAACCCCTGGTATCGAATAGGAGTGTTTAATGAATTACATACCTATACTAATTAGATGATAGGGGtgggaaaatatttaatttttataacaaggtttagggtctgtctcatttggagaattaaacttaaaagtgacagttcgaaaattaaaaaatcaccccgttataagaatgtctggtgctacccagaaattccaataggacatcgatggaaaatgattcgatatctgtcaaaattaatcttgctctgcgagcagggttatttggtaattaatgaaatgtcacttttaagtttaatttcagtttaattatccaattgagacagacccttagtgtGCATATCAACGCATGTCAAGATGAAGTTATTCTAGTTTACAGAAAACTTGGCCTGCAAGGAGGGGTTAGTGGCTTACAACGGATCTTCAATAGAGTTGTTGCACCGTtgttcgacttcaacagtacaCGTGATATGCTTCGTCATTCTTTTCTAACAGGTCTCCGTGATACTGTGAAGATGATTGTagattattgattgttatttctgttctatttttattttgttttatattattaTCAACATCATTGGGGCTATCTTAAGCCTGTTGATGGATAAGAAGAATAAATACCTATACATTTGGATACCACTAGCAGTCCCGGGCGAAATGATGGCTGgaacccaatatttttttagtttagtGCATGGGTCTGGTCAGTCACCCGACTGTAAGAGTCCCACATTCTAGCACACCCCCGTGTGGTAGTTGGGCAActactaagggtctgtctcatttggataattaaactgaaattaaacttaaaagtgacacttcaataattatcgaataaccctgctcgcagagcaagattacttttgacagatatcgaatcattttgcatcgatgtcttattggaattgctgggtagcaccagccattcttatgacggggatatttgcttattttcgaactgtcacttttaagtttaattatccaaatgagacagaccctaagcaTGTGTGCTAGGTTGTGCGTGAATTCATTCTCTCTTAAAAAAAAGGGAGTACagtgaatttagaaaaaaaaacataaataaagattataaaaaaggaaaaaaggggctacagtgatcgttcgctcaTTGGATACGACCTCACATCAGCTATCGAATGCCGTTAATGCCGATGgttaattggggcgttttgacaagtgTCAATGTCGTTTACTTTTAGTgatgaacaaaataaaatttcacgcGCCAAAagaaatatcgatcccgccaaacacggtaACAAAACGTCAACGTGGTTTTAGCTGTTTTTACAGGGTGGCCAGtggattttgaatttaaaattcccGGTTATTTCCCGGTTTTCTCCCGGTGTTATGGAATATTTCCcgatacaaaaaaatatataactatcagaaaaaaaaaccaaataaCCCACGgttttataaatatataaaatagaaaagaatttccatataaacaattATACTGCAACTGCCAATTTAAATGTAGAAGAGTGATTTTTACTGGCCCAAATTATACTATATTTTagctttattagttttttatTCAAGTAAGTATGAACACATTTTTTAGACATTGCGATTTTGCAGAAAAATATCGCGGTTGATGTTTTCATGCAAAATGTTATCATTTCAATTATctgtcagaaaaaaaaatgtctcaaCAAAAAGGCTTTTGAAACTAACAAATAagcattttatttttcacatattTAATATTACCACATATGCTATGCGTACGGATAATATTAGAACGTAAAATTCCTGCATTAAGCAACGAATAACACAAATCAAAACGGTTGATCGAATCTACATAATTTCGTTTAAATCGGGCATACGTTCTAAGTTTTGAgttttttcaaattatcttgGTTGGATATTTTTTACATAATTGAAATATAGATAATATAGTAACAAATTTGTATTGAACTTTTTAAATAGAATTATatagactttttcaaaaaagcaacAAAGCTTAGGTATTGTTTGGTTGCTTTGGGAAGCTTGTCATGCATACTTCtattaattattcaaatttatatttatttgtgtccACCTATGCGCTATCAGAAACAGGGTCTTTCATATGAATATAATGTGTAACTGTgaatcaaatttccatcgtcatAACTCTTTCATGCATCATGAGGATCGTGAAagacaaatttgattttttttgttgagtaCAAGATTATTGTTGAAAACGAAGGTGTTtattcacctttttaacggctttggaaattttgcaatatttgaaataaaagagGAGGAAtaccaaatatatttatttggacAAATTGGAGAACGTAGAAGGAATCGATTAAGATAATTAAAATTTAAGGAAAGTTCAAATCAgatttaatatgaaaaaaaatcggtgCAATCAAAGTTGATTGCTCATATTCCGGGTATAAGTAACCCGGAGTGGTAATTAAaaactatgtctgaaactcaacTTTGGTGAGGATTGATCCTTGATTGAATGGGGTATCTAGGGTCTATAAATTCATAAATACATGACCTACTTTAGAAATATGTATGAGTTCACAGTATGTACAAAAAATTATAAACTCTGAAATAAAATGGAATGAGCAAATTGGTCTACTAACTCTCTCATGATGTTTGAGATTACTATACTATTTTTCACAAAGAGACAAAtgcagatttgaaaattttcccggTGGTTATTGAAtttcccgcatatttcccgacattttcccggtgattttcaattcccggttttttcccggttctcccggttttcccggttcgcTGGTCACCATGTTTTTAAATTGGGTATAATAATAAGATGCTCAACATTCtagagcgacgctagcatactgtccgcaaaacttgcactggaacactcagttgggcaacaaaataaattttcttagggccaatttcttcacctccaaCATCATTGGGGCTATCTTAAGCCTGTTGAAGgataagaaaaataaatatacatATGGATACaatctttcatcggtgaaaatttgaatacGCCCTATTTGAAAATTGTATGGTTTTCCCATATGCAAACATGTTAGTTGCAAAAcagaaatatatatatatttttttccttttaaatAAGTAAATGAATCATGAATTGTTAAATGCCAGTATCAATACGAAATCTTCCGAATAAATGAATGGTCTTCGACATTCGGTTAATATGTCCAGCCCATGTAGGTCTGTCATACATTAAGAATAGTCGAGCTATAAATGTGATGGAACAACCGTGCTGAAAGCGAAAGTTTTCGCTCTTAACTGCACAGTTTACTCTCAAGATTAGACAATCCAATGTTTTCAAGGTAATAATACTAAAAGCCTTCTTGTggccgtcggatcgttgtcgagaaccattttcaccgggttattgtccgtcattctggctacgtgcccggcccaccacagtcgtccgattttcgcggtgtgaacgatggatggttctcccaacagctgatgctgTTGGTGGttctcgtggttcattcgcctcctccacgtaccgtccgccatctgcaccccaccatagatggtacgcagcactttcctttcgaaaactccaagtgcgcattggtcctccacgagcatcgtccaggtctcgtgtccgtagaggactaccggtctaatgagcgttttgtagattgtcagtttggtacggaggcgaactctattcgatcggagcgtcttacggagtccaaagtacgcacgatgtgtctccgaatttctctgctggtatcattttcggcagtcaccagtgagcccaagtacacaaattcttctaccacctcgatttcgtcaccaccgatgccaactcgcggtgggtggctcacattgtcttctcttgaacctcttcctatcatgtacttcgtcttccacgtgttgatgactagtccgatccgcttggcttccctcttcagtcctTCATCTTCTCAcaattacgtgccataatatctatgtcatcggcgaagccaaatagctggacggacttgttgaaaattgtaccactcgtgttaatccctgctcttcgtattaccccttccaaagcgatgttaaatagcagacacgaaagaccatcaccttgccgtaaccctctgcgggtttcgaagggactcgagaatgcccctgaaactcgaactacgcacatcacccaatccatcgtcgccttgatcaaccgtatcagtttatccggaaatccgtgttcgtgcattagctgccatagctggtcccgatcgattgtatcatatggggctttgaagtcgatgaatagatgatgtgtgggcacgttatattcgcggcatttctgcagtacttggcgaatggcgaacatccAGTCCgcggtggagcgttcgcccataaaacccgcctggtactgccccacgaactcccttgcaattggtgctactcgacggcaaaaaaaaatgggagagtaccttgtaggcggcgttcagcaatgtgattgcacggtagttgctataatccagcttatcgccctttttgtagatgggacacacgacaccttccatctactcctgcggcaaatcttcctcctcccaaatcttggtaatgacccagtgcagcgctctagccagtgcctcaccaccgtgtttgaatacctctcctggtagttggtcaaccccaagggctttgttgttcttcagccggccaatctcctcctggatttcctggagatccggagccggtagaattatgtcctgcgcgcgttcccccaggtccatcgccataccgccatcttcgtctgccacattgctattcaggtgctcttcgtagtgctgccgccacctttggatcacctcacgctcgttcgtaagaaggttcccgtttatgtccttacacatatcaggctgtggctcgtggctttcgtgtgttattagcgcggtacagttgctc
Encoded proteins:
- the LOC134211049 gene encoding uncharacterized protein LOC134211049; amino-acid sequence: MATARRSRKMVGGRKMSDMETIRLVELYRHHELLWNPSHPDYTLRARRFQCYRELMDEMDMGSVEEVKKKIKSLRDTYTAERNRNIKSGGQYQIKLVWYDILDEFLSPVAQYSVKKESIEEYLDTEQVHEAEELVQPLQDVLPTIHEHRRMPRPILYKVLGKPKSTKKIRTRGTFEPPRQSAHEFTDEFHYFGLSIASQLRNMAPVDAFILQDKIQNLISVERIEAEKRKMVS